The window agtagaggagtagaaaaaattatttccaaaacaaataagcaaaatgtttgccaagcagcggcacaactgacaatatgatgatgaaactaagttACAAAGTTTTAATTGCAAACCAATGTCCtattataaatgaaaaagaatttactagaaagtaatatataattgtttttaaatgtgaaattgtttgttttttttattattaaatttttttttaccaaaaagctcaatactcaaaaaaaaattgctagtaagcatcaaaaaaaatgttcaaaattggttttaacctgtaatttatataaacaaggttaaaaaaaaagtataaacaaATGTAGTACTAAaaatgacaataagccctagaccaTTTAGGTTATAAAATTGGGtttaaacttattgtaaataataaaacacaaaacaaaataagtgaTTAAGTTAGGTCTCAATAGAAGGCCTATAACTTTACTTATACTAAGACAAACACAACTTAACTTAAGatgcaacataaacacaaacaattcacacaaaatcccatcactttttaattaaaaaaaatacactgttttcacaaaatttattcttaaagtttatgccaacaccacttatattctaaaatggttgtacagagcgacaatttcaccaagaagggcgccactgaaacactagatttttgctACCTTATATGAAAGGTAGGTTAAAGGGTAAAAGGTGTTATGGAaatacagatatgtttcagaaatttataaagtggtgtttacctgaagggcacagctagatgttatagaccggtgagcatgagacaaagaaaactcccttgaatttgtacaatgtatattttacagttataattattacagtacaaccatgggcaggtaaaaaccctatggagggagacaggtcgcgctttggtccgtcaggttaattgtcactccgttacaaccatgggatatcactctgtttaaaacactgtccgtacacctgtaggcacctcacttactcgaggacctctgactatcaggcctacctgaggcgtcccgGTATACCGTACAGGggatgcgttgaggccggctcaggccagggcgtgctggacgatggcggcgcagcgggccaactgttacgcagctggcgggctgcacgtccaccggtcaacctcgcagtccttcaccgggccttatccggagtgttgacaaaagaagaggcgcggcacatccgtatgcgcgccgcacaaaggaaagcttcgacgtgcaaacaaccaaggcaagctccgccgtaatgaagcttggaATAACTCTCCaatgcagaagaaaacagtaaattcaaattcaaattcaaaaatatctttattcagtaggtaacatagttacactttgaatcgtcaattttacataacgaacgtctcatccgcctaaaactactgcagcttctcacaacctgtatagccggggaaaagaagctgcaagaaaaacctcggcacagggccctagacgttctttaaaaaaataaaaataaacataaaacataaaatattggtatacaattgagtaatttagctgcctaatatcagttctcagacagttaatcccatgcattcatatcttctaaataatcactaactttataataaccttttttgtaaagtttttgtttaactactgtcttaaaacagttgaaaggcaaattctgaatgtcaatgggaatcttattgtaaaaacgtatacattgccccttaaaagatttagtaatcttatgtaatcgactgacttgtaaagcaagtttatttttgttcctggtattaacaatgtgccgatcgctattttttgcaaataatcctatatgtttttttacatatattaagttttcaaagatatattgtgatgccaaagttaaaatattaatttctttaaatttatttctaagtgacatcttgggtcccaatttgtaaatcgcccgaatggctcgcttttgcagaacaaaaatgctgttcatatctgcagcatgaccccacagcaagatgccgtacaatctgtagcaatcttcattcacaaaatttgttgaaatagtctgatccaatcataaacttcttcttagattaaaacttgcaaaacgttagacgttGAAAACtggcaaaaacgttaaaactttaaaacgttaaaaacttaaagaaaaacaaaaaccccatctgcaacaaggaatggcaatgattagcatgtggttcagctgacagcgtggcaaggcaactcacgagtgtaaaacaaagaaaataacttacaggttcatccgggatagttgggcatcgctcggatgaaacctaaacccacccactggaccttaggcgatgggatttcagtgatgttgctgaaaaacaaaggacctcgaggttatcaccaagttggtgcaaaaatatgcacgaagaattgcgaggactcaccatctcggttaagttgtttatttaaatcgagacatcggctcttgatgtcgccgataaatcgtggcttttagtttgcccacattattgttacggcagtggagtctccggcgctctcgcgacgtccccactctccataacctgtctctcagctcagcccgctgtcagtctgacacaagaaccacgaacaaagttgccaaactagaaaaaatctaccaaaccataaattcgccgaatcaacgacaacaatcgatcgacttgtttgatcccaaaatttaaacaatataattataatttcaataaatgttgcagataattaaatataccaaatttagaaaaacgaaaagaaaattattaaaatgttcgggcccatcgataaccctgcagcgccatctgtgatgtcctgcgggtaaaatataaaaacaacgttatatcgcaagAAACCACCAGATGTCGccacaaggctcgttggtccgaaatgcttcgttacataCTATAATGGCACATCGAAACCCTAAACATGCGACTCATGCCTGACATCTGTCTGCTTGTCTCAACTGTTATTTCGCCTGCTTCCAATCCAGAGAGCGTTTGTTAACAGCTGTGCACGTTGCATTGCAGTCGCTGGCGCCCGCGGGCAACACGTCGTTCAGCGTGGTGTACTTGGGGCGGTGCGAGGGCTTGGTGTCGGCCACGCTGTACATCCACACGTCGCTGGGCGTGCACCGGCTGCAGGTGTCGGCCGAGGGCGTGGCCTCCGACTGGGGCGTGTGGCCGCTGCTGGCGCTGCGGGTGCCCAGCAACGCGTCGCTCTCGCCGCTGCTCACGCTCAGGAACCCCACGCCGCACCCCGTGCAGgtacacacgtacacacacgtaAAACACTGACGTAGACAGCCTCTGCAACACCTTGCAGCCACTTGGAATATAAAGTTGAAATAGCGCGTACGTGACGAGGGCGACGGCGGCGTGTGTTGCAGGTGAGCGAGGTGTACTCGTCGGGCGGCTGGGTGCGGCTGGCGCtgccggcgggcgcggcggcggcgccgcgcgCGGCCTGGCTGCTGCCGCCGCACGGCGCGCGGCCGCTGGTGCGCCTGCGCGTGCTGCCGCCGCCGCACCACCACGTGCACACCGCCTACATCAAGATCAAGGCCAACATCACGGGCGGCGGGCTCGTGCTGGCCGTGGaggcgcgcgccgcgccgcccggcGAGTACGCCGAGCCCGTGCAGCTGCGCATGCGCGCGCGCGGCACGCGCGACCCGCCCGACACGGTGAGTGCGGGGACGGGGGTGCGGCGCGGGGGGTGCGGCGGCGTCTCACGTGTGTGTCGTTGCAGTTCTCTATCTCGGTGGGCAACAGCGCGGGCTCGGCGCTGCGGCTGGAGGCGGGCGTGTGGGGCGCGCGCTGCGGCCCGCAGCCGCATGACGTCACCGCCTACGACCACGAACACCACACCAACGGTACGACGCTGGATATATTGTGTATTTTACTTTCTAAGAATTTGTAATTCTGTGCTGTTTTTGATACGAACATTATAATGCACCGTTGTGGTTGCAGGCGTGAAGTCAGAAGGCGCGCACGTGTCGTTGCTGCGGTCACACCTCGAGCCACACCAGGAGCTCACGCGCACCGCAGAGTTCACGCTCGACTGTAAGTGTACTTGCATCATCTTCTCGCCCCCCCGGTGCGATTTATATAGTGTAGTAGTTTTTGACTGAAACTATATGAACATTACCTAAAATTTGCAAGATAATTTGTTGATTTTTTTACTTGGCGATACGTTTCCGTTGCGTGTTCGCCAATCGGCTGCCCGGCACCGCCAATCACTGTGACTGTGCTAACAGCTGTACACTTGGTACTTACGTTGATGCGACGTGTGTTTGCCGGTCAGACGAGAAGCTGTGGGGCGGCTACGTGGGccagggcggcggcggcgagggcgggggcgggggcggcgcgTGGTGCGGCGGGGTGCTGCGCCTGGGCCGCGCCGCCGTGCCCTACAGCCTGCGCCTGCTGCCCGGCACGCTGCGGCTGCAGCCCAACGACTTGCAGTCAGTATACGCCCACACGCCTCGACACACCGACacataataaagaataacattacgtatagaacggtgacTCTCCGTTCCGCACTAATTTGTATCGGGGGCTGACCTCACCCCTTCCTTACTTTAGCCTTAAGTGGCCGTAAGCCGTTACGAGGGGTGCGGGGGGTAGCGTGCGGACTGTGTCTCGCTAGCACTTACGCGGACACTTTACGTACAAGTAAGGGTCTTATTGATTTTACATATAAGGctaattgaaagaaagaaatatatatgtttattatgtgaGGAgtgacaatataataatacttttttcAATTATGCTAGTACTATATAACTAGAGGAAATTCAACTTGCTTAATGAGGTCAAAGATGAGAGGTCACACCTATTTGCAATTGCAGCCGGGATGTTATTGCTACTGACCCGTATTCTGTTCAGCGGGCATCGAATATGAAAGTAACTGGTAGCTTGTGTCGTGGGCGCAGGTTCGTGCTGTCGGCGGGCGGCGGCACGCGGCACGTGGAGCTGCGCGTGCACAACGGGTTCGGCGTGGGCGTGCGGCTGCGGCACGTGGCGGCGCCGCGGGCGCTGCGCCTGGCCGGCTGGGCGCCGCGGACGCTGCCGCCCGGGGGCAGCGCGCTGCTCGCCACGGTCAGCCCCGCCCTGTTCTGGTGCCCCATACACGCATACACCACATATTCATTACTTACAAATTGccaattttttttcaataacacagttgtttgattattttttgtttgcaaCTGTACGTTCGTAGGTGTCGCTGCGGGACGGCGCCGCGACGGCCACGGTGGACGACAAGCTGGTGATACACACCAACGTGACGGACTACAGCATACCGCTGGCGGTGTACGACGGCCGGCTGCAGGTGGTGAGTGCACCGCCGATACTCGCTGTAGTGCTCGGTTCCAGGGAGttatatctattttaataagTGCCACTATAACCGTGACTACTGGCAGTATCTTTGTGCCGCAGGAGTGGGAGTGGGCGGGCTGGGCGGGCGGGCCGCTGCGCGTGGGCGCCGTGGGCGCGTCCAGCACGTGGCACGTGGCGGCGCGCCTGCGCAACCCCGCGCCGCGGCCGctgtgcgcgcgcgccgcgcacGCCACGCTGGCCGGCGCCGACCTCGTGCTGCCCGCCTGCGCCGCGCACCGCCCCGCGCCCGAGGACCACCCCTGCGTACGTACCTACGGCCACCGCTGCGGCTCTGGCTGCTGAGGTTGTGGGCATCGGCATTCATTAAAAGTTATctatttgataaaaataatggcGATTTGTTTCGAACGTATTAACGCGAGTGTATTCCCGTGCGTGTGCCGCAGCGCTGCATCCCGGGCGGCGGGTGGATGGCGGCGACGCTGACGCTGGTGGCGCCCGCGACGGCCGGCGCGCTGAGCGGCGCCGTGCACGTGCGCACGCAGCACGGCCTCACCGTCAGCGCCGTCAGCGCCACCGTGCACGCCGGCCGCCTGCACGCGCCGCCGCTGCGGCtggcgcccgccgcgcccgtcagtacaaacacacacccacacacccacacaccccGCGCCTCGTGCGCCGCGCCCTACTAACGACAGTCCCGTGTGTTGCAGTACGCGTGGGCGGAGGCGCCGCTGACGGTGGAGAGCACCATGGCGCTGCACATGCGCGTGCTGGGCGCCGACCAGCAGCCGCGCACCAATCACGACCCCGCGCTGCAGTTCGTGTACGTATAACTACGCGCTATACAAATTGGTGTAGTCGAATGTAAGAGCAATCCCAACCTTCTAAATGTTGTGGAAGCGTGCACACTGGGTTCGAAGTAGTGGTCGCTAACCAGTGTTCCtcaaatgaaatcaaatcaatacGTACATACGAGTTAGATTCTGCTGATAAACGTGTGTATACTGCAGCATGTCGGAGGAGGCGCCGGAGATCCGGCCCGGGAACCACACGCTGGGCCGCGTGCTGTACGCGCCCGAGGTGCTGTGCGCGCCGCACTGCTACACGGGGCTCGACGTCGAGTCCGCAGGTGATGCCTTGTTGACGTGCTCGGGCACCGCgacggtggcgcagcggtgatAGTTGTaactaattatataaaattcttCATTTTGTACAGAtagtacacattgacgttatcttgCACGCTGAAGCCGAGCACTTTGGTGCAACAGTCGAATAAACGCGTAATAACGAGAAGCGCAATAGGACATAGAACCATGCAATATAAGTGCAAGCGAGTAAGCAGGCATTGACGTTCCGGTCGGAAACTGGTTATGAGTAGGCAATGCGCGTGAACAATACGTATGGGTCGAGAAACAGGTTGTAGCAGAGGtgcaaacatatttttatattataattagtaTTATATAGAGTATTATAATTAGGAGGGGAGGGGGAGGATTTTTTGAAACGGAGACGGGTGATAGGGCGCTCCCTTCCTCGCGGAAGCGCAGTGGGGGTGTGGGCAGAAGCTCATTGGTAACGCGCGGCTTGTGCAGAGGGCGCGGcgtgggcggcggcggcgggccccGAGtacgcggcgccggcgcggcgcCAGGAGCGCGCGCTGCTgggcgcgcggcgcgccgcGCAGCTGCGCCAGGCCGCGCCGCTGCTGCTGCGCAACCGCACGCTGCTGCTGCGCACCGACCAGGTCAGTGGCCGCGCGCCCGCCGCTCCCGTGCTCGCGATGTTCCACTCTCACCGTGTGCGTGTCGCAGGTGGCGCAGATCCGCGTGGAGGTCGGCGTGTCCCTGGCGTGGCCGCGGCTGCTGGCGACCGCGGGCCCGGGCTGGGCGGGGCTGGCGGCCGTGGGCGCCGCCAGTGCGCTGACCCTGCGCCTGCGCAACCCTTCCCGCAGCCACTCGCTGCTGCTGCAGCCCGTGCTCGGGCCCCCGCCTGACCGCCCGCTCCCGGACGTGTGCGTGAAGTACTCCCTGTCCCCCTGAACTGTCCCGCTCGCCCTTTTATTTGTGATAGAGAGATATCGTACCCTACCTTATTTTCGTCTTCGACAGCTTCACTCGGACGGATAACAGAGCGTTACATTTGCTTACAGATGGGAACCTGAATCGGAGATATGCAAGCAAGAAGAGTGTATCTACAATCGAGAAGCCTTCACGATGAACGGGTGGCGCGTGGTGACGGGCGCGGCGTGGGAGTGGAACGGCTCGGAGGGCTCCCCCGAGGGGGCGGCGGGGGGTCCCGGGGGCCAGGGCGGCGGGGGGCCCTCCTCGCTGCTGGCGCTGCCGCTGCTGCGACTGGCGCCTGCGTCTGAGATCGACGTCGACATCACGTTCGCGCCGCGCGAGCCCGCCACGCTCACCGCCTACTTGTATTTAAGGTGAGTGCACAAGGCTGCGTGTGTAGGTATCTTCCGGACGAAGTACGAATTTAATATACTCAAACTATCCTTAACTATATTTTTGTTGCCGATCATGGCACACacaaaagtacttatttttaaagagAGTTTATAAAGATATGAACGTGTTTTACCATCGTCTTGATAGGTTTCGCTCCCAGAGACGTTTGACTGGATGAAGCTAATGTACGATAACACTTCATATTGTTTATACAGAAATAACTTGACGATAGTGGAGGGCGTACAATTAGTCGGGCGCGGAGCGTTCCCGACCTTCGAGCTGGGCGGGCGGCGACCCGGCTCTACGACGCCGCTGCTGTTTGAGGTGAGTCCGCTCCCGAGTGTTTCTAGTCTGTTCAAAAAATtgacgaaacgtttcgagagaCATATTGCATGACGAACTAAGAACTCGTGTTTTACGGAGCTTTAGACATGCAAAACGTAACGAAATCGTCGACGCCCAGGTGAGCGAGTGCGGGGCCAACGGCGTGGTCCGGCGCACGCTGGCGGCGCGCAACACGGGGCTGGTGGGCGTGCGCCTGCGCGACTGGCGGGTGGCGGGCCGCGCCTGCGCCGGCCGCGGCTTCGCGCTGGAGCCCTGCGCCGCGCTCAC is drawn from Pectinophora gossypiella chromosome 19, ilPecGoss1.1, whole genome shotgun sequence and contains these coding sequences:
- the LOC126375408 gene encoding transmembrane protein 131; protein product: MYRKIVWCYIIILTLLDISHNSKLTAQGKSHGVSSAGVHDHLVEGITIQEWGKDSGAAGSSEGPAEGASSAGAGAGPPGTALRLSPASLHLGPRPLATPHAAAITLTNLANNTLHLASVSGTTADFHASFFEAKSLAPAGNTSFSVVYLGRCEGLVSATLYIHTSLGVHRLQVSAEGVASDWGVWPLLALRVPSNASLSPLLTLRNPTPHPVQVSEVYSSGGWVRLALPAGAAAAPRAAWLLPPHGARPLVRLRVLPPPHHHVHTAYIKIKANITGGGLVLAVEARAAPPGEYAEPVQLRMRARGTRDPPDTFSISVGNSAGSALRLEAGVWGARCGPQPHDVTAYDHEHHTNGVKSEGAHVSLLRSHLEPHQELTRTAEFTLDYEKLWGGYVGQGGGGEGGGGGGAWCGGVLRLGRAAVPYSLRLLPGTLRLQPNDLQFVLSAGGGTRHVELRVHNGFGVGVRLRHVAAPRALRLAGWAPRTLPPGGSALLATVSLRDGAATATVDDKLVIHTNVTDYSIPLAVYDGRLQVEWEWAGWAGGPLRVGAVGASSTWHVAARLRNPAPRPLCARAAHATLAGADLVLPACAAHRPAPEDHPCRECIPVRVPQRCIPGGGWMAATLTLVAPATAGALSGAVHVRTQHGLTVSAVSATVHAGRLHAPPLRLAPAAPYAWAEAPLTVESTMALHMRVLGADQQPRTNHDPALQFVMSEEAPEIRPGNHTLGRVLYAPEVLCAPHCYTGLDVESAEGAAWAAAAGPEYAAPARRQERALLGARRAAQLRQAAPLLLRNRTLLLRTDQVAQIRVEVGVSLAWPRLLATAGPGWAGLAAVGAASALTLRLRNPSRSHSLLLQPVLGPPPDRPLPDVWEPESEICKQEECIYNREAFTMNGWRVVTGAAWEWNGSEGSPEGAAGGPGGQGGGGPSSLLALPLLRLAPASEIDVDITFAPREPATLTAYLYLRNNLTIVEGVQLVGRGAFPTFELGGRRPGSTTPLLFEVSECGANGVVRRTLAARNTGLVGVRLRDWRVAGRACAGRGFALEPCAALTLAPNQSAPLTLTFTPDFTLARVAATLELRSERARAAFRLAAVTAPRTLRDCAAHAPRPPFEPPLRAAGSLLALALLALVLAAAALDAERLLRRARAARLAAAPRAALDLRALHAPQAPPAPAPRAPRAVPRRRRARKHDPCAESRAFERWRAGLRRARRDDRSSDDAEPDPPPPRTSSSGESESESPPEPDYDERRPREPRAPPQPEDESTPEPADAEPEAEPSARASPLAAPSEAQARAARRRDADPRRERRADAEARAARAAGGKAAPRRDKPGRRRERAPPTPPRAEPPAPEARGAAPAAQGVRWGATWSSVVARSAAATPPQPAPPAARAARADPEPARSTPSDNSLFYFNGDQPVTRPEPEYGWRASPSDRPFGSPAREFLDEPVRSGGAYGSIGSASPAPVWAGPLEARAPGAAWPWPSYSAAPGSGAVRPPPGFGSSPATTVGSGCVGAVGNSVGAVGTSVGAVGTSVGAVGTSVGAVGSPVGAVGSVGAVGGARPFDPFHSLAAIWSRTALDWRADAADERQ